GATCGTTCAGAACCGGGTCTGTGTCCTTCCTCAATTCCTCACGGAGCAAATGTAGTTGGCCAAGGTACGGTGTAAGAATGACGAGTTTGTCTGTTCCGTAGCCTTGTTGACCGAGATATTTCACAATCTTGAGGACAAGCTTCACTTCAAAAGTATTTTGCTTACTTCCCTtgccgccatcgccgtctctGTCTGATACGCCATGAAGGAACCCTTCCGGTTGACTGTGGTCAATGAATACGACCCGATTCTGTAGTCCTCTTGGTGCTAGGCGGGTCTTTGTCTTGTCACCgtccagaagatctggataGGTCAGCCTTCGCACCAGCGCTGAGATCTCAGGAGCCATGCGGTGCTGTTTCGCCAGGGTGGAATGTGGGTATCCTGACTCTACAAGCCGTTCGAAGAGAGACCGGTTCAGATCGTACCCGGAGCCTTTCTCGACAGACAAAGCGTAGTTGTTGATTTTCGGTCGCAGTTGCTGATGGTCTCCTATCATAATCAGTTGTTTGGTATGGGACCCAAGAGCGGTAAGGACATGGGACTCCAGAATCTCTCCTGCCTCCTCTAGTAGAACAACACCTGGCGAAGTTGTGTTGAGAACGCTCGCATTAATTGCGGCCGCAGTTGTTGTGCATCCAATTATTCGTTTTGATAGCAGGACATCGCGGGTTCTCTCGTTCCACATCTCATCCAGTTTCTTCTGGCACCTGTCCAGTCTGGCTATTAGGCCTTGAACGTTGACCACATGCTCTTCAAGAAGCTTTTCTTTCCAGTATGCTATCTTCTCTTGCCGGATTGCCTTATCCATCTCCCAGACTCGACGAGCTTCAGCACTAAGGTGACTGAGAGAGGGTAGAGAATGATGTTTCCCGTAAGCCCATTGATCGTATAGATACTGACTAGAGATTGGCTTTTTGCCTCTGCCAACAATAGTCATTCCGTCAGGATCACGCGGTGGTACAAAAGCTTCCAAAAActcaggctcttcgaactcaAGGTATTCCTGAAGGGTGTCATAATTTAATTTGAAGCTGGAGTAGGCACTGAAAGCCATGTCAAGCTCTTCACTAATGTCCCTAGCTTTGCTCTTCAATCCGTCAATGATGCTCCAGGTGGCTTTGCTCTTCCGGGGGCGGATGGCTTGCTGCGCAGAAAGTCTGAGCGGTTTAGTCCGCTGGCACGACTTGGACCCTAAACGAACAATGGCCGACTCGTCAATGCCGATATCCATTAGGTCTTCAAGGAACTGGTCCAGAGCATGATTTGTATAGCACATCACCAAGATAGTCTCTTTGCTGTGCTTGTACAACGCCTTCGCTATAAGAGCGCCAACAAATGACTTCCCCGTTCCTGTCGAACTATTAGTCATTAAACGTTAAACGCGAAGATCAATTTCTACCTGGTGGCCCTTGAATAAGACTAACTCGTTGTGTGAGCCCGGATAGCAGAGACTCCATCTGCGAAGGGTCTAGGGAGAGAGGTTTTTCAGTCCCGAGTATGTCCTGCAGTGTCCTTTCCTGATCGCCTAAGGACTCAATAACTGTTGAAGGGATAGTCCCTGAAGGAGCGACGACGTCAACAGGTTGAAATCCCAACAGCTCTTCTGCGAGGGGGAGCTCGATTTTCTCTTGAAGTTGTCTCAGGATCGGCTCGTAGGCGAAGACTGGAGCATCAACCAGCAGAAAGCGAATATCGTCGTAAAGTTTAAAATAGGATAAAGTCTTTCTAACAGCCTCATCTCCTATCACGCGTAACACGACACTAGGAGGGCTTTTGAGCAGGTAATCGATCTGCCTATCCACCATCGCGAAAGAAACAATCTCCTCGCCCCTTATTAGACATCCAAATGACCTGTGTCGAAGAAAGCTCTGTTCGTTCTCGAGAAATGCTTTTCGTGCATCACGGTCCCTGCTCGTGAGTTGCACTAATCCTCCTAGGCACGAAATCACTAAAGAACAGGGAGAGCCTCTCTTATCAGTACCGTAAAACACGTTTACTaagtccagcttctcgagcAACGTGGCCGTGCGGCgtttttgcttctttccgCGAGCGGCCAGAAACTCCTCGCGTATCTCCGACAACATATCTTCccgaagaaggcgaaacTGGTTATCGAGATGCATCACTGGGCGGGTATTCTCAGCCAGCTCTAGAATCTCATCGGCACGACGATAGAAAGGTTTCTCTTTGGAATGGAATTCACTGGAGGTTGGATAGATTGCAATACGGCGGAAGTCGGCGTGGTCATTGTCGTGTCGACCCCCCGGAAAGTAGTCCAGATTATGAACCACCATGTTGCTTGCTTTGATTTGTAGTATATGCTGCAGTTTATGACCATATCTGCGAGTTTCGGGGGATAAGGATCGGAGCAGGGCGCCATTGTCTGCCACATTTTGAGCGTCAGCGACCACATTGATCTGGCCGACAGACTGATGTGCGAGCAGCTCAATCAACAGCCATGCAAAAGCTTCCATCCCTCGTTCTGTAAGCAGTTCATCTTGGAACGCCCCCATGAAGGCGTTCCAAACAGTGGGCGGATCGAAAATGAGTTCCAACAGCTCCTGCAAAAACTGGCCGTTGCATCTATTCTTGACACTGGGCTGGGAAAGATAAAGGATAAACAGAGAAGTATGATTGTTCAGAAACTCAGGGCTGACATCGAGACGAATTCCGGCGTGAATTGCACTTCTTGCTGGAGGGCTCGCCACGATTCGTTCGACACAGGCAGCATGATCGGTTTGCCATTGGATAGCTTCTAGCAGCAACGTAAAATTCTCGACAGTTGAGACAAGCCGCTTTCCACTGAGAACCAGGGTAAAAAACTTTGCAAGCCTTTCGCTACGAGATGCCATTGTGCAACGCGTGGTAACTGATGGCGTGCGGTTTGCCGAGTAGAAAGATGTTGATAGGGAAATGTTGTGACTGGCAGAGAGGTGCAGTATTAATCCTGCAATAAATAATCATCCAAGACACAAACGGCACGGTCAAAGGCTGAATCGGCTTTGTAATTGCGAAGCAAGGCTGTGAGTCTGCTTTGCAACAATTTCCAATCGATCAGTCTCTGTgccgcagaagcagcaaacgCCGTTACCCAATGTAGGGGGGGAAAAGGCCAACCAACTGACGATAGTGAATGAGAACAAAACCCAGAAAAAGGGTGAATTAGGCAGAAGCATCTACGGCTCCAAAGATAAAATGCAGTCGGCTGAGCTttcggccttcttcttttcatcttCCAAATACTCATATATTTTTCATACCCAACACTCCTACCTTGCAATGAAGAGTTACCACCACTGACGACCTCAAGCGTCATCACACCGTGATGACAGAGCCCAGACGAGAAACGATCCGTGGACGGGGCAGAGGCAGCTGGCGGCGTTCAAGGAAATCGAGAGCTGACGCCGAGCCGAGTGCGCCAGCTGTAGGACCATTATTGTCAACAATCACGAGAGAAGATCTTGACAGCAACAtaacctcatcttctggcaAAGAGTTTTCCATGATCACAGACTGCAGACTGGTAGGGTCTTACAACTGGCTGAACCGGAAGAGCCCCACGATCCTTGTCCCAGGTAAGCGTGAGCAAGAGAGACAGCCCTACTTCTCCAGGCTGCTTACACTCAAATCCACAGGTGCCCCTCCAGAATGGACACCCACAGGCACATCGGAAAGATTACCGCAGGATAAAGGAACGTACTTTCGCGATCAAAATTCAGCTAGATATGCCGCCCATGTTTTCCAGCCCGCAGCAAATTCGATCCTCAACCAGGACCCAGATTTCGACTTCACCCAAATTGATATCGTTGCTTGCAACAGTACATTAGGTAATCTACGTCGATTCATCGCAGAGCCAGACAAACAATTCAGATTCATCGTGGAGGCGGTTGGCTCGACAGTCTTTTTTGTGCGACGCGAGAATTCGCCCACGCAGGCTTTATCCAACGTTGTTGGCTTCGGACATACATTTCCAGAGGCGAACACTACCTGGGGTTCCGACGTCAAAGGGTCTGAATCGCATCAGCGAATCCTCCAGTATCGTTTTGCGGGCCTGTCCTGCCTCGTCCGTTACGGAGGCGATGGGTACCTTCCTCAACTTTATCAGCCTCACGGTCCGCGACGAGAGCCCGCGGCGACTGCTCCGGATGATTTGCTCGCATCTTTCAACCAGGTCTCAGTCAGTACAGTCAGCCCTGAAGGAGAGCAAGCGCTTCGCGTCGAATCCGGAGGGGAACTAGTTCCGCAGTCTGCCATGTTCGATCTGAAAACCCGGAGCGCGACGAAGCAGTATTCGAATATACTGAGAGACGAGCTTCCCCGACTATGGATCTCACAAATTCCGAACTTTGTCGTTGGCTTCCACACGGATGGGGAGTTTCACGATGTACGCGTCGAGGATGTTCGTGAAGAGGTACGAAAGTgggaggaaaggaacgaGGTCCAGTTGCGAAAACTTTCGACTCTGATGAAGCTCCTGATCGAATTTGCTGATGGCCAGCCAAACAGAAGATTTGAGGTCGTATACAATGGGACGGACGGGAACGGCGAGTTAGAATTGAGGGAGGTCGGGGACGAGGTGAATTGCTGCCTTTCGGATGTGATGAAACGCCGTTGGGCAGCGGGATATCTTGATGGGAGAggtaaagagaagaaggatgagcgTGAGGAAGTAGATGATGCTGGGCAGAGTAAACACATAGAGCGGGAGGACTCAGAATGGAGTGGAGAGTCGGAGTCTGAGAAGGATTTCACGGCCTGCTCTGCGTCTACCTGCGGCTACTGCGGCCACTGCGCGTACTGAGTGTGTTATTCGTAAACCTGCCCTGCTGTTAACGAAGTCGGTATTTTATCTATCCTAGTCATGTCAATCAATTTAATCACTGCCAATGTTTCACGGCCACTGCCCTCTGAGCTTCGTTTCACGTCGAGAAGGGATCTGATAAATGTCTGTATGAGAACCTGAATGTTACCTGCAACAGGAATACTGATCAGTCTAATGTTCATTTCCCAGGCAGACCTCGTCAGTCTTGTTACCCAACAGCTGCAAAAGCTACAGGCGAGCATtttctctccctttccccCCTTTATTTATTCAGAAGAGCTGAATTCAGAATGTTCAGAGGACAGCCAAGCTGGGCATCGGCTTGCAGATCAGAGCTTGCACGGCGCGATGCCTCTTAACTTGTATCGCCATATATTAGCCAAGCTCCATGACTTGACGTTTCCCTCTCGCGCGAAATTGGCACCGAGTGTTGCTAAACGGCTAAAGACATACGTCTGCGACAACCTCGCCGCATAAGCAAAATGAGCCTGAATCTCCATACACTGAGATGCATTATAGTTCAGGCCTACCTCCGAAGGTTCCCCGATTCTCTTCCCGCATTGAGGCTCATCAGAGCTTAAGCAGACCATCAATAAGCCCATCATATGGCCCAGAGCTAGGCCTGTGTAGCAATGCAAGAAGGAAACGGACATGAAGCAGTGAGAGGGTGATGCAACGAAATCGACGGAGTCCTTTGTGCCAGTATGGCCATTGTCTCTTTCGCAGTCAGTGCTTCGCATTTTGATTCGGCCATCATGTTACTCAGATAAAGGGACTAGTGAAAGACAGACGCTGGACTGGGTACGAGCACGAGATGCCGAGGGGAGCTGATATCAGCAGCGCAAGCATCGTTTAAGTGGAAATGGTGAGCTTTGAGAAAGGAATGTTCAACTTCGGCGATGTTGCTATCAAAAGTCAGTGGTAACTGACACTAGACCGTGCCTCTATACAGTGTTCTCTGCGGTTCCCGCAGTGGGCAGCTGCCTAATATAGTTGTCCGTCCAACTCACTTATGGGTTGACTTTAGAGCAAAAGCCCACTTCGGAGAGGTATTGTTAATTAGAACGGTCTTGGAGAAGATTTTCATATACCGTATTGTCGCACGCCATTGAGATGAGTGGGGTCGCGGAACATAATGCTTTATCCGCTCGAGCTGAGGTTCTACACGGGATACCACCATTTCCCATTTATCCAGCGCAAAAGATCTCCCAGAGTACTGTCCTGCCTACTGATAACTGCAGGGGTAGCAGCGGTACGGTTTCGTCGGCATCCTTTCTTTGCTCCCCAAGAAGATCATGGCTACCTGCCATGGTGCCTCTGTGCTGTGTATCTCCAACCCCAATGCAATCACGCCATCAAAGTGCCAATGACCATGGATAGCCTGAGCGCTAAGACCGGGAAAAATCTATAAATTCATATACTGATCACCACAGACAAGCTTCGACAAGCTTCTCCTTTCATCTTGGCAAAATAATGGCATACGAGATAGCCGAGAAAATTGGAGTGCAAGTCTCTCCTCGCGCCGAGGTCGAGAATGACAAAGTAGGAGAGGCTCGTGCAAGATTCGGTGAACTGGACTTTGAGGAGTATACTCAAGGAGGCCTTGGTCGTCATCTGGGTGTTTTTCCCACGATTCTACTCATGTTTGCTACCCTCCCCCAGCCCCCGGTTCTTTCGGTGCTTTTGCATGCAGTGACTTAGGCGCGTAGTGTCGGCCGCATCATTGGGACCGGCATCTTCTCCACTCCTTCGTCCATCACCAGCAGAGCAGGCAGCGTCGGCTCCGCCTTGCTTCTCTGGGTTCTCGGACTTCTCCTTGCAGGCTCGTCTGGCTTGAGCTGGGCTGCATGATCCCCAGAAGCGGAGGCGAAAAGGTCTACCTGGAGGCCGCGTTTCGCCGACCGAAGCTGCTGATCACGGTGGTTTTTGCCGTTCAGGCTGTCGCCCTGGGGTTTACCGGTACTTGCGCCTACCTGCCCTCCTCCCTTATCCGCTTCCTATTTGCGCACGCTGACAGTGACGATAATAGCCTCGGGATGCATTGTGTTCGCATCAAACATGATCGTCGCATCAGGCAAGGAGGCGACCGAAGGGGAAGAGCGCGGaatcgccatcgccgtcatcaGCTTCATCACCCTGCTTCACGTCTTTCTGCCCAACTGGGGTGTGCGGGGTATGAACGTCATCGGCGTCGTCAAGGTcgtcctgctgctcttcatcgtcgtcaccgGCTGGGTGGTTCTCAGCGGTCGGTTGAACAGCATCCCCGATCcgtacgccagcttccattgttcttttgttggcTCCGCAACCTCGAGCAACCTTTATGCCACCGCGCTGTTCAAGGTCCTGAACTCATTTGCTGGGTATGCCATCGTCCGTTCGCGCCGGACTTTGTACCGTATATGCATAACTGGTAGTACTGACTGCAATCCAGCTGGTCAAATGCCGCCTATGTCCTCAACGAGATCCGCAACCCGGTGCGCACGCTCAAGATTGCCGCCCCAACGGGCCTGGGCATCTGCGGTGTGCTCTACCTTCTCGCAAACGTCGCATACTAAGCCGCCGCTACGCCGGAAGAGATCGCCAACAGCGGGACAACTGTCGCTTCGTACTTTATGGGTAAGGTATTTGGAACCGCTGCTGAGCGGGCCTTAAGGTAAGTCACTCCCCGTACCTTCCCCTTGAAGAATAAAATCTAACGAGCGATAGCGTCCTCATCACGATATCGGCCTTTGGCAATGTCATGACGGTGACGTTCGCCCAAGCGCGCGTCAACCAAGGACTCGCCAAAGAAGGGGTGATTCCCTTCCCGACCTTCTGGGCCTCGTCCTGGCCCTTCGGATCTCCCTCTGCTGGCCTTTTGCTGCACTTCATCCTGTCCGTCATTGTGATTGTCGCGATCCCTTTTGGCGACGCCTAcaacttcatcctcgacCTTGAGGGGTATCCATCACCGATCATTAACCTTCTCGTCGTAGCGGGGTTGTTCTACCTCCGATACAGCGAGCCAAGACTCCCGCGCCCGTTCAAGGTCTACTGGCCTGTCGCGGTTTTCTTCATGGCTGGCCAGGCTTTCCAGGTGGTGGCGCCGTTTATCAGACTGCCTGAAGGCAAGGGGGATACGAGTCTACCGTATTGGCTCTACCCCATTGTTGGGATTGCGGTGTTGCTTGCAGGCGTTGTATATTGGGGGATTTGGCAGCTGTTGTTGCCGTGGCTGGGCGGATACAGGCTTGTCCCTGAACATCAGGTTCTGAAGGATGGGACAACAGTGGCAGTCTATAAGAGGGAGAATAAGAGTGAGTAGGAGGACACATGACTAGAGCTTCGGTGAGGGGTTATTGAAACCACGTAATACCACATACATAGTTCAATGTATTTTACACCTCGTTTGCTTGATCAACAGTCTTGGCAAGAAAGCTAGCTCGTCGTCCCTTTGCCTTCAAAACCTATCcaatcctcatcctctcaaATCCGATCCACCTTCTAAAATGGGTAGCAGCCGAAGATTCCAGATGTACATTCTCTTTCAACCGAATTCTCCAACTTACTCCATTATTCACTGGGCGAACTACGGTGAGAAGCCGAGTCCAGACGTACGATGACCAGTCTTCCACCAGGCACTCCAGCGAAAGCATAGCATTCGAGGAATTACTCTTCAACGAAACATACGACCGACCGCATTATATCCTGATTCGTGACAGGGCTAGAACTCCTATCGCAGCTCTAGTTTGGGTGAGACGGACTAAGGCCAAAGCCTGCCTCTTCGTTGCTCAACACCGGAAGGAGAACACGTGACGATATATCTATACGTAGCCAGTTACCTATCCTCGCCGGTATCGCCATTCCAGAATGCTCCAACCAGCTGCAGTTTGGTCGGTCCCGATCGCGTCCGGTAGAGTATGGGGTATCGCGTGGGTTCGGAGCCGCATCCGTTCCTCTATTATTGGGATATTGCTAACGTATCTGGGCCGAAGAGCAGAATCTGGGGATTTAGACGGAAAATAGCGCGATCGTCGACTTCAGCTATTCTTTTTACGAGATCCTGCATGCATAGGAACCGAGCACACCTGGCGAGACTAATCCAGGAGGGGTAATTTCGGGAGAAACCTAGAGAAATGGATCGTCAGTCCAGAGACAGAGCCAGTCAGCAGGAACGATAATGGTCGGCGGCAGCTGTCAGAGCAGCTGTCAAGCAATTTTATAAACATCAACCCTGTGATGATGATAAGCTATCGAGGGTATCACTTGGCGACTTGGCATCGTCCCCAGCATCGCCATCTCTTTCCTTTTGCGGTTAAGTTCAACTCGTCCCCCGGCCTGCTCCCTATCACCCCCGCCTTATGGTATGGAGTAAGGTGATATCGATTGATCAGGGCACGTACAGGGCGTCAAGGGTAGTACAGCTTATAAGGCGCAGCTCATCTCACGCCTGATACCCTCTTTCCCATCAATCTATCAAACTATAGACCGCAACATGGAGAAAAAGTTCCCCTCGGTCAAAGACGACCCCGTCGCCAGTGCCGAGGGCACTATAGTCCCTCACAACACAACCAAGCGCGGTCTGTCCTCGCGTCATCTGCAGCTCATGGCCATCGGGGGCTCAATTGGAACGGGTCTTTTCGTAGGCATTGGCCAGTATCTGCGTGAATCTGGCCCGCTCTCTGTTGTCCTCGGATACCTCCTTTACGGACTCTTGTTCATCTGGCCGTGCTACTTGTGTGTGGGCGAGATGTGTGCATACCTGCCCATCCCCGGATCGATATTCGAACTGGCCGCTCGATACGTCGACCctgccttttcctttgctatGTGAGACCTCTCTCCTGCACACCCTATCGGTGTACGTCAACGCTAACGGCTCAGGGGCTGGGTGTACTTTTATGCCTGCGTGATGCTGGTCTGTGTCGAGTACTCATCCGTCGCTACTGTGATCCAATACTGGAACACAGACGTCAATCCGGCCGTCTGGATAGCCATAGT
This sequence is a window from Aspergillus nidulans FGSC A4 chromosome IV. Protein-coding genes within it:
- a CDS encoding uncharacterized protein (transcript_id=CADANIAT00000199); the encoded protein is MTEPRRETIRGRGRGSWRRSRKSRADAEPSAPAVGPLLSTITREDLDSNITSSSGKEFSMITDCRLVGSYNWLNRKSPTILVPGAPPEWTPTGTSERLPQDKGTYFRDQNSARYAAHVFQPAANSILNQDPDFDFTQIDIVACNSTLGNLRRFIAEPDKQFRFIVEAVGSTVFFVRRENSPTQALSNVVGFGHTFPEANTTWGSDVKGSESHQRILQYRFAGLSCLVRYGGDGYLPQLYQPHGPRREPAATAPDDLLASFNQVSVSTVSPEGEQALRVESGGELVPQSAMFDLKTRSATKQYSNILRDELPRLWISQIPNFVVGFHTDGEFHDVRVEDVREEVRKWEERNEVQLRKLSTLMKLLIEFADGQPNRRFEVVYNGTDGNGELELREVGDEVNCCLSDVMKRRWAAGYLDGRGKEKKDEREEVDDAGQSKHIEREDSEWSGESESEKDFTACSASTCGYCGHCAY
- a CDS encoding uncharacterized protein (transcript_id=CADANIAT00000200) — encoded protein: MRSTDCERDNGHTGTKDSVDFVASPSHCFMSVSFLHCYTGLALGHMMGLLMCMEIQAHFAYAARLSQTYVFSRLATLGANFAREGNVKSWSLANIWRYKLRGIAPCKL
- a CDS encoding uncharacterized protein (transcript_id=CADANIAT00000201) translates to MIPRSGGEKVYLEAAFRRPKLLITVVFAVQAVALGFTGTCAYLPSSLIRFLFAHADTSGCIVFASNMIVASGKEATEGEERGIAIAVISFITLLHVFLPNWGVRGMNVIGVVKVVLLLFIVVTGWVVLSGRLNSIPDPYASFHCSFVGSATSSNLYATALFKVLNSFAGWSNAAYVLNEIRNPVRTLKIAAPTGLGICAAATPEEIANSGTTVASYFMGKVFGTAAERALSVLITISAFGNVMTVTFAQARVNQGLAKEGVIPFPTFWASSWPFGSPSAGLLLHFILSVIVIVAIPFGDAYNFILDLEGYPSPIINLLVVAGLFYLRYSEPRLPRPFKVYWPVAVFFMAGQAFQVVAPFIRLPEGKGDTSLPYWLYPIVGIAVLLAGVVYWGIWQLLLPWLGGYRLVPEHQVLKDGTTVAVYKRENKILARKLARRPFAFKTYPILILSNPIHLLKWVAAEDSRCTFSFNRILQLTPLFTGRTTVRSRVQTYDDQSSTRHSSESIAFEELLFNETYDRPHYILIRDRARTPIAALVWVRRTKAKACLFVAQHRKENT